One Deferribacterota bacterium genomic region harbors:
- the thiF gene encoding sulfur carrier protein ThiS adenylyltransferase ThiF — protein VSNCAAILARMGVGTLILVDYDIVEPSNLNRQYYFIGQIGLAKTNALKETLNKINPYLKYTTYNEKIDEGNIEKFCKNSDIILEAFDKKEAKTMFINKCIRLFPNKKIIGVSGVAGLSNAEDITIQQISNNLYLIGDFISEAKVGQGLMASRVNVAASMQAHLAIQLLLGIR, from the coding sequence TGTCTCAAACTGTGCGGCAATATTAGCCAGGATGGGAGTTGGAACATTAATATTAGTTGACTATGATATTGTAGAGCCATCTAATTTAAACAGACAGTACTATTTTATAGGTCAAATTGGGCTAGCAAAGACAAACGCTTTAAAAGAGACGCTCAATAAAATAAATCCTTACCTAAAATACACTACCTATAACGAAAAAATAGATGAGGGAAATATAGAAAAATTTTGTAAAAACTCTGATATTATACTTGAAGCATTTGATAAAAAGGAAGCAAAAACAATGTTTATAAATAAATGTATAAGGCTATTCCCAAATAAAAAAATAATTGGCGTTTCAGGTGTTGCTGGATTATCAAATGCAGAGGATATAACAATTCAACAAATATCAAATAATCTATATTTAATTGGGGATTTTATATCGGAGGCAAAAGTTGGCCAGGGATTAATGGCATCAAGGGTAAACGTTGCTGCTTCAATGCAAGCACATCTAGCAATACAGCTTCTATTGGGGATTAGATGA
- a CDS encoding YdcF family protein, with translation MIYFEKFLAQMLLPPGFFILLLLIAFIFSFKIKPARYIIGITIILLYSLSVPVLSNYLIKPLENSYEPNLNDLAKGDVYIVLGGGLIENKNNKTYSATLSPESLKRLINVYFLYKKYKKPIITTGGKSPIKKASHSEGYIMAKYLYDLGVNRNSIIIEAKSINTYENAKAVSEIIEKMVFKNPVLITSAYHMPRAIYSFKKFGVKTMPYPVNYLIESTPVTTFSFLPNINTLHNSVKALHEYLGIVYYRLFL, from the coding sequence ATGATTTATTTTGAAAAATTTTTAGCACAAATGTTGTTACCTCCTGGTTTTTTTATATTGTTATTACTGATTGCGTTTATATTTAGTTTTAAAATAAAACCAGCTAGGTATATTATAGGCATTACTATTATTCTTTTATATAGCCTATCAGTGCCTGTGTTATCAAACTACTTAATAAAACCATTAGAAAATAGTTACGAGCCTAACTTGAATGACCTTGCTAAGGGTGATGTTTATATTGTTTTAGGAGGGGGTTTAATAGAAAATAAAAATAATAAAACCTATTCTGCAACATTATCACCAGAATCACTAAAAAGACTAATTAATGTATATTTTTTATATAAAAAATATAAAAAACCTATAATAACTACTGGTGGAAAATCCCCCATAAAAAAAGCTTCTCATTCTGAAGGTTATATAATGGCAAAATATCTATATGATCTTGGCGTTAATAGAAATAGTATTATTATTGAGGCAAAAAGTATAAATACCTATGAAAACGCTAAAGCAGTATCTGAAATCATTGAAAAAATGGTGTTTAAAAATCCTGTATTAATAACATCTGCCTACCACATGCCTAGAGCAATTTATTCTTTTAAAAAATTTGGTGTCAAAACAATGCCCTATCCTGTAAACTATTTAATTGAAAGTACACCAGTAACAACTTTCTCATTTCTACCAAATATCAATACTCTACATAATAGCGTTAAAGCTTTACATGAATATTTGGGGATAGTTTACTATAGATTATTTTTATAA
- a CDS encoding complex I NDUFA9 subunit family protein produces the protein MYKRIFLTGASGFVGSYLLKGLVDSGYLVKVLSRNSSNINIKNKNCEVIQGDAINIKSYEHALNDIDVIINLIGIIREYPAKGITFDKAHIEATNNLVTLAKKAGINRFIQMSANGIEKDLSLKYNLTKYKAEEIVKNNNLDFTIFRPSVIFGAGDAFISLLSKLMKRTPLFFYFGHGKYPYQPIYVKDVVKYFINSIDNKKTIGATYPLCGPKVYTYKEILSLINKNLGFKRLLLPLPMPIIYFITRHLERFSIYPITCDQLRMLERGNICDDDSINNVINIDKNKLEDILPKIVKGV, from the coding sequence ATGTATAAAAGAATTTTTCTAACAGGGGCAAGTGGTTTTGTTGGTAGCTACCTCTTAAAAGGTTTAGTTGATAGTGGTTATCTTGTTAAAGTATTATCAAGAAATAGTAGCAACATTAATATAAAAAATAAAAATTGTGAAGTTATTCAAGGAGATGCAATAAATATAAAAAGTTATGAACATGCTCTTAATGATATTGATGTAATTATCAATCTAATAGGAATTATAAGAGAATATCCTGCAAAGGGGATAACCTTTGATAAGGCCCATATAGAAGCCACCAACAATCTTGTAACCCTTGCAAAAAAAGCTGGTATTAATAGATTTATACAAATGTCAGCAAATGGTATTGAAAAGGATTTATCATTAAAATATAACCTTACAAAATATAAAGCAGAAGAGATTGTGAAAAATAACAATTTAGATTTTACAATCTTTAGGCCATCTGTAATCTTTGGTGCTGGTGATGCTTTTATTTCTTTGCTTTCCAAGTTAATGAAAAGGACGCCTCTCTTTTTTTACTTTGGTCACGGGAAATATCCTTATCAACCTATATACGTAAAAGACGTTGTTAAATATTTTATCAACTCCATTGACAACAAAAAAACTATTGGGGCTACTTACCCCTTATGTGGCCCAAAGGTTTATACTTATAAAGAGATTTTATCACTAATAAATAAAAATTTAGGATTTAAAAGATTATTGTTGCCACTACCAATGCCTATTATATATTTTATTACAAGACATCTTGAAAGGTTTTCAATATATCCAATAACATGTGATCAACTAAGGATGTTAGAAAGGGGGAATATTTGTGATGATGACAGCATTAATAATGTTATAAATATAGATAAAAATAAATTAGAAGATATTTTGCCAAAAATTGTAAAGGGGGTATAA